A genome region from Cohaesibacter gelatinilyticus includes the following:
- a CDS encoding dihydrodipicolinate synthase family protein produces MKYSKHDAKDYARANMKGIWAAALNPFNNDMSLDEAGLRSNIRHWVDDLDIQGLFIAGKQGEFFSMSLEERKRNFEIAVDECGDKAGTIMSVSDQNFNTVLELAQHAQDYGADYIVVHAPVLSFVQDRGEVLYQYYKALCDKLDIGIAMWSHPDSGYLMKPEECARIADLPNIVAIKYSVPRDMYVKLTGMVGDKIHVSTAAEHEWMDNIEELNWKLYLCSSPPYHLQTKNDKRMHDYTQLAFEGKFAEARKVCDSLNPVRDAMARSRPADKPQAFGKYWQELLGQVGGRVRHPMLELTENEKAVIREAFEGCGLKL; encoded by the coding sequence ATGAAATATTCCAAACATGATGCAAAAGATTATGCCCGTGCCAATATGAAGGGCATCTGGGCCGCAGCACTGAACCCGTTCAATAATGACATGTCTTTGGATGAGGCTGGTCTTCGCTCAAACATTCGTCACTGGGTTGATGATCTGGATATTCAAGGCCTTTTCATTGCGGGAAAGCAGGGCGAATTCTTTTCCATGAGCCTGGAAGAGCGCAAGCGCAATTTTGAAATTGCGGTCGATGAATGCGGTGATAAAGCGGGCACGATCATGTCGGTCTCGGACCAGAATTTCAATACGGTTCTGGAACTGGCCCAGCATGCCCAAGATTATGGTGCGGACTATATTGTGGTTCATGCGCCAGTTCTGAGCTTCGTGCAGGATCGAGGCGAGGTGCTTTATCAATATTATAAGGCGCTTTGCGACAAGCTTGATATTGGAATTGCCATGTGGAGCCATCCGGACAGCGGCTATCTGATGAAACCGGAAGAATGCGCCCGTATTGCAGATTTGCCCAATATTGTGGCCATCAAATATTCTGTTCCGCGCGATATGTATGTGAAACTTACCGGAATGGTTGGCGACAAGATTCACGTCTCCACGGCAGCGGAACACGAATGGATGGACAATATCGAGGAGCTGAATTGGAAACTCTATCTCTGCTCCTCTCCGCCTTATCACTTGCAGACCAAAAATGACAAACGCATGCATGACTATACACAGCTTGCATTCGAGGGGAAATTTGCCGAAGCTCGCAAGGTTTGCGACAGCCTGAACCCGGTAAGGGATGCCATGGCTCGATCTCGTCCTGCGGACAAACCGCAAGCCTTTGGCAAATATTGGCAAGAGCTTTTGGGGCAAGTCGGCGGCCGCGTGCGCCATCCTATGCTGGAGCTGACCGAGAATGAAAAAGCGGTCATTCGTGAAGCTTTTGAGGGATGTGGGCTGAAGCTCTAA